A stretch of DNA from Paenibacillus sp. FSL W8-0186:
CTTCCTGAATTTCTTGTTCAACAACTACATCGTAGTTATTATCGGTTTAGGCATCACCTTCGGCTCGATGATCGTTCATTCCCTGTACGACGATGCAGGATGGCATATTGAACCAGAAGAAATCGATGGGAAGGGGGCAGAAGCATGACCACTCTTCATGCAGAGCAAGCTACAAACAAGCTCCCCCATGAACCGGAGAAGGCAACGTTAGAAGGCCGCAATAAAATTTTAGGCTTCTGGCTGTTCCTTGCAGGGGAAGCGGTTCTGTTCGGTACGTTATTCGCAACATTTTTGACGCTGCGGAATCAAGTGGCTGATGGACCATCAGCCTCCGAGCTGTTCAGCCTGCCGATTACCGCTGTTGCGACGCTGATCCTCCTAGTGAGCAGCTTGACGAGCGTATTCTCGATTCAGGCCATGCACCGGGGCAACGTGAAGTCGCTCTTAACTTGGCTGACGGTTACGGTATTGCTGGGTCTAGGCTTCCTGGGCTTGGAAATCTATGAGTTCTATGAGTATGTTACTCATTATGGATATGGCATGACGACAAGTGCTTTCAGTTCCTCGTTCTACACACTCGTCGGATTCCACGGAGCGCACGTTATTTTCGGTATCTGCTGGATTTCGCTTCTGATCGGGCAAGTTGCGAGAAAAGGACTGACGGTAGTCACTGCACCGAAGATTTATGTTTCGGCGATGTACTGGCACTTCGTTGACGTCGTTTGGGTATTTGTTTTTACGGTAGTTTACCTGCTTGGAAAGGTGGTAGGCTAAACGATGGTCAATCAGCATAACAACGAAGGTTCAATGGTGAAGCATCGGCACCGGCATGAAGGACCTCAGAAGCATGTCGTGGCCTTCATATTCTCGATCGTATTGACCGCAATCGCATTTGCGACGGTAGCGGCAGGGGGCGTGAACACAGCTTTTACGGTCATCCTGCTGATCGCGATGGCTATTCTTCAAGTACTCGTTCAGCTTGGCTATTGGATGCACTTGAAGGATAAGGGACATATGATTCCGATCATATTCATGGCTGGAGGATTTTTTGTCGCCGGGCTGTGTATTATTGCGGCGCTTTACTGGATGTGGTGGTAAAATAAAAAGAGGCGGGCTTGTATATAAGCCCCCTCTTTTGTATATTATGGGGTTAGTTCACAATTTGGACAGATTTCCAAGCGGCGGAGGGAGTTTTTAAATTGCTGGGATTACAATATTTTAGTTTTAGTGATGTTTGGAGTCCCGTATTGATGTCATTCATGCTGTTAATTACAGCAGGCTATTTCTTGATTGTAGGCCCGCTTAGCGAAAGGTTCCCTCATAGCGAACCGACTTCGGCGGGCCGCAAAGTGATGTTCGTTGCAGGGATGTTCTTGATGCACTTGGCCCAGGGGGGACCCGTCAATTTGCTTGGACACACGATGTTCAGCTTCCATATGCTGAGCATGGCCTTGTCCTATATCGTTGCTCCGCCGCTGCTCATGTTAGGAATACCGCCATGGATTTGGCGTTCGTTCGTACGTTTTTTTGAACGGACTCCGCTGAAGAAGCTGAAATTCATGGTTCATCCCGTCGTTTCTGCCGTCTTATTTAACGGATTGTTCTCAATCTACCATCTCCCCGTAGTTCATGATTATGTTATGCTTAACTTTGGGGTTCACCGCCTGTATTATTTAGTCCTGTTCATTGCAGCGGTACTGATGTGGTGGACGTTCGTCAGTCCGATCCCGGAACGCGCGACTCCGCAAGGTTTGAAGAAGCTTGGCTTCATTTATTTGAACATGGTGCTGCTGACGCCGGCCTGCGGTCTGATCATCTTCGCCAGCGAGCCGCTTTACGCTACGTACAGCGATCCTAATATATGGGCCCAAGCGATGGGCTACTGCGTACCCGGCGGAGACCCGGCGGCGCTGCTAAGCCAATTCGGCGGGCCGGAGTTTTTCGGTTTTCTGGAGACCCGCGTAGATCAGCAGGTCGGCGGAATCCTGATGAAATTTATACAGGAGCTTATTTTTGCGTCGATGCTGGCCTATGTATTCTTCCAGTGGTACCGGCAGGAGAATAAAGAGGACGCAGAGGATGAGCTGATCGCTGATGTGCCCCCGCATGAATTGAATCAGGCGTAAGATCAATAAGACAATTGGAGGATGGAAATGGACCTGTTTACCCTATTCCCTACGCTAAGCACCTCTTTTATCGTTATTAGTGCCATTTTGGTAGCCATTGGCTGGGGACAGATTATTAAGGGCAAAAGAGAAGCCCATAAGAAAACGATGATCGCGGCGGCGATCGCGGCAATCATTTTCTTTATTATCTATACGTCACGTACGGCCTTTATCGGCAACACTGCTTGGGGCGGCCCGGAGTCGCTTAAGCCTTATTACCAGACGTTTCTTATTTTCCACATTGTTCTGGCGACAGTGGCTGCCGTATTCGGTATCACGACCTTGACGCTCGGCTTCAAGGAGAAGTATGCAAAGCATCGCAAGTGGGGCAAAGTTACGTCGATCATCTGGTTCTTCACAGCCATCACCGGGGTAGCTGTGTATGTATTGCTGTACGTACTGTATCCTGGCGGTCATACGAAGCCGGTATGGGATATTCTGCTTGGCACATAAGGAAGAAATGGCAAGGCCTCGATCTTGAGCGGTATGCGCTTGAGAACGAGGTCTTTATTTTTTTCCAAAAAAGGGATTGACGCATGAAAATGACCCGTATATACTGTATATAATGATATACACAGTAAGCACACATATATACACACTGAACATAAAGGATCGTCAAGATCGCAAATATAATTCTAAACCGCGAAGAAAGGTTGATGAGTTTGAACAACACCTGGAAAGACGCATGGGTCATTTTTAAAAGAGATTTAAGGCTGGATCGGCTCTACTTGTTTTGGAACGTTCTTTTTATGATATATATGGCAGTTGCAATCGGCGCGCTGGCGACTCCATCGCCCAGAGCAGGAGCATACTTGGATCCATTGCAGGATTTTATGTTTTTCGTATTAATTCCTATCACCGGGTTCTATTTCTCCAGAAGGTCTTTTAACTACCTTAAGGAAGATTCGTATACCCGCATGCTGCAATACTACCGGACGCTTCCCATCCCTGCGATTACGGTGATGCGCGGGCGGATCATTCAGCTGCTTACGGCGACGCTGTTTAATGGCCTGCTGTTTTACCCGGCTTATTATTGGCTTTCGGGATTCACCAGCGACTGGCTTACCGATGTAGGGAGGATGCTCGCCTTCGCTTTGACATGGACCGGATACCTCCTATTCATCAACGGAATATATATTTACTTTGAATTTCTCAGTACAGGCCGCAGATATCTCTGGATCAGTACTCTTATCGCGCTCGCAGCAGGCCTCGTGGCATTTCTGATTCACTGGTTTGACGGGAATGCACTCACATACACCCTGGAGCAGTCCAAGCGGTATTCACTCCTATCGCCTGTGATGTGGGGAATGTTGATCCTTGGTGGATTATCCTTGGCTCTATTTTGCAAAATGACGCTAAGCAAGCTGGGAAAGAGGGACTTGATATGATCGCGGAAATGATTTCCGACAGGGATAAGCCGGAGGTGAGACAGAAAGGTGTGGATCCCCATTCAAATCAATGAGAATAGTGCGGAGCCTTTATATTTTCAAATTGAGACGCAGCTGCGTTCTCTCATCGTAAGCGGGCAGATTGAAGAGGGAACGCTGCTGCCCTCTATTCGGGAATTCGCCAGCAGCTTAAAGTGCAGCGTCATTACCGTCCGGAGGGTATACCAGGACCTGGAGAATGAAGGGCTGCTGCTTACCAAACAAGGAACGGGCACCTTTGTAGCCCGGGTTGGACATAACGAGAGGAGTGAATACCGCCGAATGGTCGTGCAGGAAGCCGTCGAAGCCGCCGTAGAAGCGGGCTTATCCGTGCAATATAGCGAGGAGGAGCTGAAGGCTCTATTTCTGGAAATCATTAAGAACAAATACCGTTCGCATACGGGGGAGGGGAGCTAGGAATGAACGAGACTTTGGCGCTGGAGCTTAAAAACGTCATAAAGAAACGGCGGCGTAGAACGATTGGGCCAGTCAATCTCCAGATTCCCCAGGGACACATCGTCGCGCTGGTTGGGTCTAACGGTTCAGGGAAAAGTACGATTCTCCACATGCTGACACGAAGCCTTATTCCAGATGAAGGGGAAATCAGGTGGTTTGGGGACAAGAGCGCCGGCGATTTGCCGCAGGAAATCAGAAGCAGGATTGCCTATGTGTCGGAGAATCCGCTAGTAGAGGAAAACTACCAGACCGCGGAGCAGGCCGCGAGCTTCCGGGCTCACTGGTATCCATCCTGGGATCAAAAGAAATTTGAACGCTTGATTACGCACTTTGAGGTGCCGCGCGATGAACGGCTGAACCGCATGTCCAAGGGGGAGCGCCGTAAATTTGAGGTTGCTGCTGCCTTGGCCGCAAGCCCTAAGCTGCTTATTCTCGATGAACTATCGTCCGGGCTTGATCCATTTATCTGGAAGGATATGCTCGCAGAGCTTCAGAATAGCATGCTGGAAGAGGATGTTACCATCATCATGGCGACCCATGTCGTAGAAGAAGTAAGACGGCTTGCCGACTACATTGTATTGGTGCATCAGGGTAAGGTGCTGGGCATGGCGGAGAAAGACCTGCTCTACGGAAGCTGCTATGAGGTATGGGTTCGCGGTGATGTAGGCGAATGGACGGGAAGGCCTGAGCTCATTCGGTGCGATGAGGATGGGCCGTTGATGCATAAATTGATCGTCCGGGATGAAGCTTTTATGGGCGAACTGCAGCAGTCCAAGGATCTTCAGGTATTGCGGACCCGGGCCCTTGAGTTGGAAGAGGTGCTTCAACTCTGGATCCAAGGGCACGCTCCGGAACATAGATGATATATATTTATGGGCTTAGTAGAAATAGAAGCATGGAACAAGGAGGCTGAAACGATGGCTAAACCATTGGTATTGGAACAGGTAACGAAGCAGTTTGGGGAGAAAACGGCCGTAAACGGCATTTCCCTCCAAGTGGAGGAGGGAGAAATATACGGGCTCCTTGGCGGCAATGGAGCAGGTAAAACAACGACAATGCGGATGGTGCTCGGGTTAATTTACCCCGATGCGGGGCGAATTCTCTACCATGGGCAGGAATACAGCAGCGAATTGCAGCACAAGATGGGTTATTTGCCGGAAGAACGAGGTTTATATCCGAAAGTAAAGGTCAGTGATCAAATCGTTTATTTGGCCCGGCTGAAGGGAATATCGGCCCAAGAGGCGGACAAAAGTCTGCGTTACTGGCTGGAACGCTTCGAGGTGCCGGATTATTATAACAAGAAAATCGAAGAGCTCTCCAAAGGGAACCAGCAAAAAATGGGCTTTATCGCAGCTGTCGTGCATAAGCCCAAAGTGCTGATCCTGGATGAAGCCTTTAGCGGACTCGATCCGGTTAATGTCGAACTGCTTAAAGAGACTGTAAAAGAGCTGCGGGATGAAGGAACGAGCATTCTATTCTCTACCCACCGCATGGAGCACGTGGAGGAGCTGTGCAGCAATATTACGATTCTGCAGCGTTCCAATACAGTACTGCAAGGGAATATTCAGGACATCAAGAAGCGCTATCCGCGCGAGGAGGTTCTTCTCCATACGACGGGAACGGTTACCGGCCTGGAGGCCATCCCGGGGGTAGTGCGGGTTGAACACCGCGAGCGCGGCTATTCCATCCGGATTTCCGATGTAGCGGCCGCGCAGGACATTCTGCGCCGGGCGATGGAAGAGAGTACAGTTGAGCATTTTGAAATCAAGGAACCGACGTTGAATCAAATCTTTATTAAAGAGGTAGGTGATTCGCATGAATAAGCTGCTGCCGATCATTAATTTCACCTTTGCCAATAAGGTCAAGACGAAATCATTTGTCGTTACTACCGTTATTTTTGCCCTGCTGCTATCCATCGGTATTCATGTGCCGTATCTGATTCAAATGTTCTCGGGAAACGAGGGCGCTACAAGTTCCCAAATTGGCCTTGTCTATGGCAACCAGCCTGAGATTGCAGCGTCGCTGGAGGCGTTTATCGACAAGCAGCCGGATGGCAAAATCAAGCTCATGAAATACGAGCAAGCGAATGATCAGGCGCTCATGAACGATATG
This window harbors:
- a CDS encoding cytochrome c oxidase subunit 3, yielding MTTLHAEQATNKLPHEPEKATLEGRNKILGFWLFLAGEAVLFGTLFATFLTLRNQVADGPSASELFSLPITAVATLILLVSSLTSVFSIQAMHRGNVKSLLTWLTVTVLLGLGFLGLEIYEFYEYVTHYGYGMTTSAFSSSFYTLVGFHGAHVIFGICWISLLIGQVARKGLTVVTAPKIYVSAMYWHFVDVVWVFVFTVVYLLGKVVG
- a CDS encoding cytochrome C oxidase subunit IV family protein; translated protein: MVNQHNNEGSMVKHRHRHEGPQKHVVAFIFSIVLTAIAFATVAAGGVNTAFTVILLIAMAILQVLVQLGYWMHLKDKGHMIPIIFMAGGFFVAGLCIIAALYWMWW
- the ctaG gene encoding cytochrome c oxidase assembly factor CtaG, whose protein sequence is MLGLQYFSFSDVWSPVLMSFMLLITAGYFLIVGPLSERFPHSEPTSAGRKVMFVAGMFLMHLAQGGPVNLLGHTMFSFHMLSMALSYIVAPPLLMLGIPPWIWRSFVRFFERTPLKKLKFMVHPVVSAVLFNGLFSIYHLPVVHDYVMLNFGVHRLYYLVLFIAAVLMWWTFVSPIPERATPQGLKKLGFIYLNMVLLTPACGLIIFASEPLYATYSDPNIWAQAMGYCVPGGDPAALLSQFGGPEFFGFLETRVDQQVGGILMKFIQELIFASMLAYVFFQWYRQENKEDAEDELIADVPPHELNQA
- a CDS encoding DUF420 domain-containing protein, whose translation is MDLFTLFPTLSTSFIVISAILVAIGWGQIIKGKREAHKKTMIAAAIAAIIFFIIYTSRTAFIGNTAWGGPESLKPYYQTFLIFHIVLATVAAVFGITTLTLGFKEKYAKHRKWGKVTSIIWFFTAITGVAVYVLLYVLYPGGHTKPVWDILLGT
- a CDS encoding GntR family transcriptional regulator, yielding MWIPIQINENSAEPLYFQIETQLRSLIVSGQIEEGTLLPSIREFASSLKCSVITVRRVYQDLENEGLLLTKQGTGTFVARVGHNERSEYRRMVVQEAVEAAVEAGLSVQYSEEELKALFLEIIKNKYRSHTGEGS
- a CDS encoding ABC transporter ATP-binding protein, whose product is MNETLALELKNVIKKRRRRTIGPVNLQIPQGHIVALVGSNGSGKSTILHMLTRSLIPDEGEIRWFGDKSAGDLPQEIRSRIAYVSENPLVEENYQTAEQAASFRAHWYPSWDQKKFERLITHFEVPRDERLNRMSKGERRKFEVAAALAASPKLLILDELSSGLDPFIWKDMLAELQNSMLEEDVTIIMATHVVEEVRRLADYIVLVHQGKVLGMAEKDLLYGSCYEVWVRGDVGEWTGRPELIRCDEDGPLMHKLIVRDEAFMGELQQSKDLQVLRTRALELEEVLQLWIQGHAPEHR
- a CDS encoding ABC transporter ATP-binding protein → MAKPLVLEQVTKQFGEKTAVNGISLQVEEGEIYGLLGGNGAGKTTTMRMVLGLIYPDAGRILYHGQEYSSELQHKMGYLPEERGLYPKVKVSDQIVYLARLKGISAQEADKSLRYWLERFEVPDYYNKKIEELSKGNQQKMGFIAAVVHKPKVLILDEAFSGLDPVNVELLKETVKELRDEGTSILFSTHRMEHVEELCSNITILQRSNTVLQGNIQDIKKRYPREEVLLHTTGTVTGLEAIPGVVRVEHRERGYSIRISDVAAAQDILRRAMEESTVEHFEIKEPTLNQIFIKEVGDSHE